In one Ochotona princeps isolate mOchPri1 chromosome 16, mOchPri1.hap1, whole genome shotgun sequence genomic region, the following are encoded:
- the CES3 gene encoding carboxylesterase 3 isoform X3: protein MGAMGRARPSVLLWVACLLLALPIKATGPQVTQPEVDTPLGRLRGQQVAVKGTNRLVNVFLGIPFAQPPLGRIRFSAPFPPQPWEGVRDASHAPPMCLQDVERMNNGRFTINGEHHVFPISEDCLTLNIYSPAEAATGTGRPVMVWIHGGSLVVGSATSQDGSALAAYGDVVVVTVQYRLGILGFFSTGDRHAPGNQGLLDVVAALRWVQGSIGSFGGDRDCVTVFGGSAGASIVSALVLSPMATGLFHRAIAQSGVISIAGLIDLDPWLKAQNTAKSLACSSTSPAEMLECLRQKEGKELISSKTGSFSTCAVDGVFFPQSPQELLQNQRFRPVPFLLGVNNHEFGWLIPKAWGLLDKLEQLSREEMLSYAKPFLTYLDVPPELMSTIIDEYLDSASDAQAGHHAFQDMIGDILIYFPVFNFSRNLQDSGVPIYFYEFQHRPSCFAKIKPDWVQADHAVESAFMFGGPFLTDEGSQLAFPEATEEEKQLSLTMMAQWAHFARTGDPNGQGLPLWPQFNQSEQYLEIGLASRVRQKPREAHMRFWRQTLPSKIRQWRQKQRGKKAQGEL, encoded by the exons ATGGGAGCCATGGGCAGAGCTCGGCCCAGTGTCCTGCTCTGGGTGGCCTGTCTGCTCCTGGCGCTTCCCATCAAGGCCACAG GGCCACAAGTCACTCAGCCAGAAGTGGACACGCCTCTTGGCCGGCTGCGAGGCCAGCAAGTGGCCGTGAAGGGCACAAACCGCCTGGTGAATGTCTTCCTGGGCATCCCATTTGCCCAGCCCCCACTGGGACGCATCCGATTCTCAGCCCCATTCCCGCCCCAGCCCTGGGAGGGTGTGCGGGATGCCAGTCATGCACCCCCCAT GTGCCTGCAGGATGTGGAGAGAATGAACAATGGCAGGTTCACAATCAATGGAGAGCATCATGTCTTCCCCATCTCAGAGGACTGCCTGACCCTCAACATCTACAGCCCTGCCGAGGCTGCCACTGGGACCGGGAGGCCA GTCATGGTGTGGATCCATGGGGGCTCCCTGGTGGTTGGCTCAGCCACGTCCCAggatggctcagccctggctgcgtATGGAGACGTAGTGGTGGTCACAGTTCAGTACCGTCTGGGCATCCTCGGCTTCTTCAG CACTGGGGACAGGCACGCACCAGGCAACCAGGGCTTACTGGATGTGGTGGCAGCTCTGCGCTGGGTGCAGGGCAGCATCGGCTCCTTTGGAGGGGATCGCGACTGTGTCACCGTCTTCGGCGGCTCTGCAGGGGCCAGCATCGTCTCGGCTCTG GTCCTGTCTCCCATGGCCACAGGATTGTTCCACAGAGCCATTGCCCAGAGTGGGGTCATCAGCATCGCAGGGTTGATAGACCTGGACCCGTGGCTTAAAGCTCAG AACACCGCCAAGTCCCTggcctgcagctccacctccccggcTGAGATGCTAGAGTGTCtgaggcagaaggaaggaaaagagctgATTTCGTCCAAGACTGGG AGTTTTTCCACCTGCGCAGTTGATGGCGTCTTCTTCCCTCAAAGTCCCCAGGAGCTCCTGCAAAACCAGAGGTTCCGCCCCGTGCCCTTCCTCCTGGGCGTCAACAACCATGAGTTTGGCTGGCTCATCCCCAAG GCCTGGGGATTGCTGGATAAGCTGGAACAGTTAAGCCGAGAGGAAATGCTGTCCTATGCGAAGCCCTTCTTGACCTATCTG GACGTACCCCCTGAGCTGATGTCAACCATCATAGACGAATACCTAGACAGTGCCTCAGATGCACAGGCCGGGCATCACGCCTTCCAGGACATGATCGGCGACATTCTCATCTACTTTCCTGTCTTCAATTTCTCAAGAAATCTCCAAG atTCCGGGGTTCCCATTTATTTCTATGAGTTCCAGCATCGCCCCAGCTGTTTTGCAAAGATCAAACCAGACTGGGTACAAGCTGACCACGCAGTTGAAAGTGCCTTCATGTTCGGGGGGCCCTTCCTCACGGACGAGGGCTCCCAGCTGG CCTTCCCAGAagccacagaggaggagaagcaaCTCAGCCTCACcatgatggcccagtgggccCACTTTGCCAGGACAGG GGACCCCAACGGCCAGGGGCTGCCTCTTTGGCCCCAGTTCAACCAGTCGGAGCAGTACCTGGAGATTGGCCTGGCGTCACGTGTCAGGCAGAAGCCCCGGGAGGCCCACATGCGGTTCTGGAGACAGACGCTCCCCAGCAAGATCCGACAGTGGCGCCAGAAGCAGAGGGGCAAGAAGGCCCAGGGGGAGCTGTGA
- the CES3 gene encoding carboxylesterase 3 isoform X2 has protein sequence MLECLRQKEGKELISSKTGSFSTCAVDGVFFPQSPQELLQNQRFRPVPFLLGVNNHEFGWLIPKAWGLLDKLEQLSREEMLSYAKPFLTYLDVPPELMSTIIDEYLDSASDAQAGHHAFQDMIGDILIYFPVFNFSRNLQDSGVPIYFYEFQHRPSCFAKIKPDWVQADHAVESAFMFGGPFLTDEGSQLAFPEATEEEKQLSLTMMAQWAHFARTGDPNGQGLPLWPQFNQSEQYLEIGLASRVRQKPREAHMRFWRQTLPSKIRQWRQKQRGKKAQGEL, from the exons ATGCTAGAGTGTCtgaggcagaaggaaggaaaagagctgATTTCGTCCAAGACTGGG AGTTTTTCCACCTGCGCAGTTGATGGCGTCTTCTTCCCTCAAAGTCCCCAGGAGCTCCTGCAAAACCAGAGGTTCCGCCCCGTGCCCTTCCTCCTGGGCGTCAACAACCATGAGTTTGGCTGGCTCATCCCCAAG GCCTGGGGATTGCTGGATAAGCTGGAACAGTTAAGCCGAGAGGAAATGCTGTCCTATGCGAAGCCCTTCTTGACCTATCTG GACGTACCCCCTGAGCTGATGTCAACCATCATAGACGAATACCTAGACAGTGCCTCAGATGCACAGGCCGGGCATCACGCCTTCCAGGACATGATCGGCGACATTCTCATCTACTTTCCTGTCTTCAATTTCTCAAGAAATCTCCAAG atTCCGGGGTTCCCATTTATTTCTATGAGTTCCAGCATCGCCCCAGCTGTTTTGCAAAGATCAAACCAGACTGGGTACAAGCTGACCACGCAGTTGAAAGTGCCTTCATGTTCGGGGGGCCCTTCCTCACGGACGAGGGCTCCCAGCTGG CCTTCCCAGAagccacagaggaggagaagcaaCTCAGCCTCACcatgatggcccagtgggccCACTTTGCCAGGACAGG GGACCCCAACGGCCAGGGGCTGCCTCTTTGGCCCCAGTTCAACCAGTCGGAGCAGTACCTGGAGATTGGCCTGGCGTCACGTGTCAGGCAGAAGCCCCGGGAGGCCCACATGCGGTTCTGGAGACAGACGCTCCCCAGCAAGATCCGACAGTGGCGCCAGAAGCAGAGGGGCAAGAAGGCCCAGGGGGAGCTGTGA
- the CES3 gene encoding carboxylesterase 3 isoform X1 produces the protein MATGLFHRAIAQSGVISIAGLIDLDPWLKAQNTAKSLACSSTSPAEMLECLRQKEGKELISSKTGSFSTCAVDGVFFPQSPQELLQNQRFRPVPFLLGVNNHEFGWLIPKAWGLLDKLEQLSREEMLSYAKPFLTYLDVPPELMSTIIDEYLDSASDAQAGHHAFQDMIGDILIYFPVFNFSRNLQDSGVPIYFYEFQHRPSCFAKIKPDWVQADHAVESAFMFGGPFLTDEGSQLAFPEATEEEKQLSLTMMAQWAHFARTGDPNGQGLPLWPQFNQSEQYLEIGLASRVRQKPREAHMRFWRQTLPSKIRQWRQKQRGKKAQGEL, from the exons ATGGCCACAGGATTGTTCCACAGAGCCATTGCCCAGAGTGGGGTCATCAGCATCGCAGGGTTGATAGACCTGGACCCGTGGCTTAAAGCTCAG AACACCGCCAAGTCCCTggcctgcagctccacctccccggcTGAGATGCTAGAGTGTCtgaggcagaaggaaggaaaagagctgATTTCGTCCAAGACTGGG AGTTTTTCCACCTGCGCAGTTGATGGCGTCTTCTTCCCTCAAAGTCCCCAGGAGCTCCTGCAAAACCAGAGGTTCCGCCCCGTGCCCTTCCTCCTGGGCGTCAACAACCATGAGTTTGGCTGGCTCATCCCCAAG GCCTGGGGATTGCTGGATAAGCTGGAACAGTTAAGCCGAGAGGAAATGCTGTCCTATGCGAAGCCCTTCTTGACCTATCTG GACGTACCCCCTGAGCTGATGTCAACCATCATAGACGAATACCTAGACAGTGCCTCAGATGCACAGGCCGGGCATCACGCCTTCCAGGACATGATCGGCGACATTCTCATCTACTTTCCTGTCTTCAATTTCTCAAGAAATCTCCAAG atTCCGGGGTTCCCATTTATTTCTATGAGTTCCAGCATCGCCCCAGCTGTTTTGCAAAGATCAAACCAGACTGGGTACAAGCTGACCACGCAGTTGAAAGTGCCTTCATGTTCGGGGGGCCCTTCCTCACGGACGAGGGCTCCCAGCTGG CCTTCCCAGAagccacagaggaggagaagcaaCTCAGCCTCACcatgatggcccagtgggccCACTTTGCCAGGACAGG GGACCCCAACGGCCAGGGGCTGCCTCTTTGGCCCCAGTTCAACCAGTCGGAGCAGTACCTGGAGATTGGCCTGGCGTCACGTGTCAGGCAGAAGCCCCGGGAGGCCCACATGCGGTTCTGGAGACAGACGCTCCCCAGCAAGATCCGACAGTGGCGCCAGAAGCAGAGGGGCAAGAAGGCCCAGGGGGAGCTGTGA
- the LOC101532129 gene encoding cocaine esterase-like isoform X1 gives MGPHRLCAQLGTITCGLLLLFLPGQGQDSTSPIRTTHSGQVRGSLVHVEGTDVGVHTFLGIPFAKPPLGPLRFAPPEPAEAWSGVRDGTSHPAMCPQNIAMMEHDVMNMTLTLLSIPMSEDCLYLSIYVPAHAHEGCKLPVMVWIHGGALVVGMASMYDGSILAAFEDVVVVTIQYRLGILGFFSTGDQHASGNWGYLDQVAALRWVQQNIAHFGGNPDQVTIFGESAGGVSVSSHVLSPMSQGLFHRAIMESGVAVLPGMITSSSEMISSVVANLSGCGQVDSETLVGCLRAKSEEEIVAMTKTFTSISAVVDGIFLPRHPYELLASADFQPVPSIIGINNDEYGWIIPKVIAAGESQKEMDRAAMEALIHQTSEQWMLPPAIEEQLLDEYLGDNEDPKTLMTQFQEMMADALFVIPSLHVAHFQRSHAPVYFYEFQHSPSFMKNFRPPHVRADHGDELLFVFRCIFFGGKVTLTEQEELLSRRMMKYWANFARTGNPNGEGLPHWPILDQKEQYLQLRVQPAVGQALKAHRRQLWDQTLPQKMQELMGVLQGHTEL, from the exons ATGGGGCCACACCGCCTTTGTGCACAGCTTGGCACCATCACCTGCGGACTCCTGCTGCTCTTCCTGCCAGGCCAAG GCCAGGACTCCACAAGCCCCATCAGGACCACGCACTCTGGGCAGGTGCGAGGAAGCCTGGTCCACGTGGAAGGCACCGACGTGGGAGTCCACACCTTCCTGGGCATTCCCTTTGCCAAGCCACCTCTGGGGCCACTGCGCTTTGCACCTCCTGAACCTGCCGAAGCTTGGAGTGGAGTGAGGGATGGCACCTCCCATCCAGCCAT GTGTCCACAGAACATTGCTATGATGGAACATGATGTTATGAACATGACGTTGACACTACTGTCCATTCCCATGTCCGAGGACTGCCTGTACCTCAGCATCTACGTGCCTGCCCATGCACATGAGGGCTGCAAGCTGCCT GTCATGGTATGGATCCACGGAGGTGCACTGGTTGTAGGCATGGCTTCCATGTACGATGGCTCCATCCTGGCAGCCTTTGAGGATGTGGTGGTGGTCACCATTCAGTACCGCCTCGGCATCCTGGGATTCTTCAG CACCGGAGACCAGCATGCCAGTGGCAACTGGGGCTACCTGGACCAAGTGGCTGCACTACGCTGGGTGCAGCAGAACATTGCCCACTTTGGAGGCAACCCTGACCAGGTCACCATATTTGGCGAGTCTGCTGGCGGTGTAAGCGTGTCCTCACATGTATTGTCACCCATGTCGCAAGGGCTCTTCCACAGAGCCATCATGGAGAGTGGGGTGGCCGTGCTGCCTGGGATGATCACCAGCTCATCCGAGATGATCTCCTCA GTGGTGGCCAACCTGTCTGGCTGTGGCCAGGTGGACTCTGAGACCCTGGTGGGCTGCTTGCGTGCCAAGAGTGAAGAGGAAATAGTGGCGATGACCAAG ACCTTCACGAGCATCTCCGCGGTGGTGGATGGCATCTTCCTGCCCAGACACCCCTATGAGCTGCTGGCCTCTGCTGACTTCCAACCTGTCCCCAGCATCATTGGCATCAACAACGATGAGTATGGTTGGATCATCCCCAAG GTCATTGCTGCTGGAGAATCCCAGAAGGAAATGGACAGAGCAGCCATGGAGGCACTAATACATCAAACATCTGAACAGTGG ATGCTGCCTCCTGCCATAGAGGAGCAACTGCTGGACGAGTATCTGGGTGACAATGAGGACCCCAAGACCCTCATGACTCAGTTCCAGGAGATGATGGCCGATGCCCTGTTCGTGATACCTTCGCTCCATGTCGCACATTTTCAGC GTTCCCATGCCCCTGTCTACTTCTACGAGTTCCAGCATTCACCCAGCTTCATGAAGAACTTCCGCCCACCCCACGTGAGGGCTGACCATGGTGATGAGCTTCTCTTTGTCTTCAGATGCATTTTCTTTGGGGGAAAAG TGACTCTCACTGAGCAGGAGGAGCTGCTGAGCAGGAGGATGATGAAGTACTGGGCCAACTTTGCTCGCACCGG GAACCCCAATGGTGAGGGCCTGCCTCACTGGCCCATCTTGGACCAGAAGGAGCAGTACCTGCAACTGAGGGTGCAGCCTGCAGTGGGCCAGGCCCTGAAGGCCCACAGGCGCCAGCTCTGGGATCAAACCCTGCCCCAGAAGATGCAGGAGCTAATGGGGGTTTTGCAGGGACATACAGAACTGTAA
- the LOC101532129 gene encoding cocaine esterase-like isoform X2: MMEHDVMNMTLTLLSIPMSEDCLYLSIYVPAHAHEGCKLPVMVWIHGGALVVGMASMYDGSILAAFEDVVVVTIQYRLGILGFFSTGDQHASGNWGYLDQVAALRWVQQNIAHFGGNPDQVTIFGESAGGVSVSSHVLSPMSQGLFHRAIMESGVAVLPGMITSSSEMISSVVANLSGCGQVDSETLVGCLRAKSEEEIVAMTKTFTSISAVVDGIFLPRHPYELLASADFQPVPSIIGINNDEYGWIIPKVIAAGESQKEMDRAAMEALIHQTSEQWMLPPAIEEQLLDEYLGDNEDPKTLMTQFQEMMADALFVIPSLHVAHFQRSHAPVYFYEFQHSPSFMKNFRPPHVRADHGDELLFVFRCIFFGGKVTLTEQEELLSRRMMKYWANFARTGNPNGEGLPHWPILDQKEQYLQLRVQPAVGQALKAHRRQLWDQTLPQKMQELMGVLQGHTEL; the protein is encoded by the exons ATGATGGAACATGATGTTATGAACATGACGTTGACACTACTGTCCATTCCCATGTCCGAGGACTGCCTGTACCTCAGCATCTACGTGCCTGCCCATGCACATGAGGGCTGCAAGCTGCCT GTCATGGTATGGATCCACGGAGGTGCACTGGTTGTAGGCATGGCTTCCATGTACGATGGCTCCATCCTGGCAGCCTTTGAGGATGTGGTGGTGGTCACCATTCAGTACCGCCTCGGCATCCTGGGATTCTTCAG CACCGGAGACCAGCATGCCAGTGGCAACTGGGGCTACCTGGACCAAGTGGCTGCACTACGCTGGGTGCAGCAGAACATTGCCCACTTTGGAGGCAACCCTGACCAGGTCACCATATTTGGCGAGTCTGCTGGCGGTGTAAGCGTGTCCTCACATGTATTGTCACCCATGTCGCAAGGGCTCTTCCACAGAGCCATCATGGAGAGTGGGGTGGCCGTGCTGCCTGGGATGATCACCAGCTCATCCGAGATGATCTCCTCA GTGGTGGCCAACCTGTCTGGCTGTGGCCAGGTGGACTCTGAGACCCTGGTGGGCTGCTTGCGTGCCAAGAGTGAAGAGGAAATAGTGGCGATGACCAAG ACCTTCACGAGCATCTCCGCGGTGGTGGATGGCATCTTCCTGCCCAGACACCCCTATGAGCTGCTGGCCTCTGCTGACTTCCAACCTGTCCCCAGCATCATTGGCATCAACAACGATGAGTATGGTTGGATCATCCCCAAG GTCATTGCTGCTGGAGAATCCCAGAAGGAAATGGACAGAGCAGCCATGGAGGCACTAATACATCAAACATCTGAACAGTGG ATGCTGCCTCCTGCCATAGAGGAGCAACTGCTGGACGAGTATCTGGGTGACAATGAGGACCCCAAGACCCTCATGACTCAGTTCCAGGAGATGATGGCCGATGCCCTGTTCGTGATACCTTCGCTCCATGTCGCACATTTTCAGC GTTCCCATGCCCCTGTCTACTTCTACGAGTTCCAGCATTCACCCAGCTTCATGAAGAACTTCCGCCCACCCCACGTGAGGGCTGACCATGGTGATGAGCTTCTCTTTGTCTTCAGATGCATTTTCTTTGGGGGAAAAG TGACTCTCACTGAGCAGGAGGAGCTGCTGAGCAGGAGGATGATGAAGTACTGGGCCAACTTTGCTCGCACCGG GAACCCCAATGGTGAGGGCCTGCCTCACTGGCCCATCTTGGACCAGAAGGAGCAGTACCTGCAACTGAGGGTGCAGCCTGCAGTGGGCCAGGCCCTGAAGGCCCACAGGCGCCAGCTCTGGGATCAAACCCTGCCCCAGAAGATGCAGGAGCTAATGGGGGTTTTGCAGGGACATACAGAACTGTAA